The following are encoded in a window of Streptomyces sp. 11x1 genomic DNA:
- a CDS encoding ATP-binding protein gives MSMPLRDLLTDWPDRFRHQAVLVALAADTDPDPRQLAMALLDTYHSPATPTEVYHCLLEAGEFELANGMLTDCRELRDGAARFRQALGSARAAADEAVRLKVGELQRRAEDADIAPPPGLDIDELRERARLRTAPVATRLAQYEKILDQDIATAVDALRGSTGADERSPAQTAYLNDLLTAGQLRVARAVLEREPPGALLPEAVPQLPPWRAAFDPEVVRQVLVDPSAPRVAEYQRWEPTDPAARALLDAYDDLMSEMGCTRQAVVAFTSALGRFLGTGDQLAPVTARSDGAGFMTSFDGLFAEDPLRHFHETGRVDLFVAAPNSPGLPSDLAGLQQCVAVGRGLEPSGYLGGEPCAVLSTRDLLRLLPLTAHRPIAMLRLLARQWPLAVLAGRSPKDLDRLLGSGETRWQRLRWIVDLAGLGDAVVVDEMESATGFDTGLLHTMLHRVAPGQPRTALLPGGRFASWQGDTDLVRAMEEHLAGRCQDEAALATLWAALYVAEPDGRVRMDDVRAVAAMVATGKDTATAVAAGAAALAADGFLRPDGEDDLRLLPQAKVLGMLAQRAEERLTRAIARLPVATAAEPADAQSALLAQLTGWHINRHRLAPDFAAYQSLTGADFTDRDELLSTARRVLAQTEAGDRLAPDGTSLLDQVLRELAAELSAAHAQVEVDIRCPADAHAALSADALRVVFYEILENAAESVSSTGGGTVQVIVQIDEPDLVVDVLDSGEGLVGQFQDRPTLVFRKGRTTKGPDRGHGLHQVRSILADVAEGPAEITLGPAGDAHPTLRGVHVHLDLPQPADRADR, from the coding sequence ATGAGCATGCCGCTGCGTGACCTGCTCACCGACTGGCCCGACCGATTCCGGCACCAGGCCGTTCTGGTCGCACTCGCGGCGGACACGGATCCCGACCCCAGGCAGTTGGCCATGGCCCTGCTCGACACCTACCACAGCCCGGCCACCCCGACCGAGGTGTACCACTGCCTTCTCGAGGCCGGCGAGTTCGAGCTTGCCAACGGCATGCTGACGGACTGCCGTGAGCTCCGCGACGGCGCCGCCCGCTTCCGGCAGGCACTCGGCAGCGCCCGCGCGGCGGCCGACGAAGCGGTGCGGTTGAAGGTCGGTGAACTGCAGCGGCGGGCCGAGGACGCGGACATCGCGCCGCCCCCCGGACTGGACATTGACGAGCTCAGAGAACGCGCGCGCCTCCGCACCGCCCCCGTCGCGACTCGGCTGGCGCAGTACGAGAAGATCCTGGACCAAGACATCGCGACCGCCGTCGACGCACTGCGTGGGAGCACCGGTGCCGACGAGCGGAGCCCTGCCCAGACCGCCTACTTGAACGACCTCCTCACCGCCGGCCAGCTGAGGGTCGCCCGCGCCGTACTGGAACGGGAGCCGCCCGGTGCGCTGCTGCCGGAGGCGGTTCCGCAACTCCCGCCATGGCGCGCGGCGTTCGACCCCGAGGTGGTCCGGCAGGTCCTGGTGGACCCAAGCGCCCCGCGGGTGGCGGAGTACCAGCGGTGGGAGCCCACCGACCCAGCTGCCCGAGCGCTGCTGGACGCTTACGACGACCTGATGTCCGAGATGGGCTGCACCCGGCAGGCAGTGGTCGCGTTCACCTCTGCGCTAGGCCGCTTCCTCGGGACAGGCGACCAGCTCGCGCCGGTCACCGCCCGCTCGGACGGCGCCGGATTCATGACCTCCTTCGACGGGCTCTTCGCTGAGGACCCGCTGCGCCACTTCCACGAAACTGGCCGTGTCGACCTGTTCGTCGCGGCACCGAACAGCCCGGGCCTGCCGAGCGACCTCGCCGGGCTGCAGCAGTGCGTCGCGGTCGGACGTGGCCTCGAGCCCTCGGGATACCTCGGCGGAGAACCCTGCGCCGTGCTGTCCACCCGCGACCTGCTGCGGCTGCTTCCCCTCACCGCACACCGGCCCATCGCGATGCTCCGTCTGCTGGCCAGGCAGTGGCCGCTGGCCGTCCTCGCCGGCCGGAGCCCCAAGGATCTCGATCGGCTACTGGGCAGCGGCGAGACCCGGTGGCAGCGCCTCCGCTGGATTGTCGACCTCGCGGGCCTCGGCGACGCCGTAGTCGTCGACGAAATGGAGTCGGCGACCGGCTTCGACACCGGCCTGCTGCACACCATGCTGCACCGGGTCGCGCCCGGCCAGCCCCGGACCGCCCTGCTCCCGGGCGGCCGCTTCGCCTCGTGGCAGGGCGACACCGACCTGGTGCGCGCGATGGAGGAGCACCTGGCGGGCCGCTGCCAGGACGAGGCCGCCCTGGCCACTCTGTGGGCGGCGCTGTACGTCGCGGAACCCGACGGCCGCGTTCGCATGGACGACGTTCGAGCGGTGGCCGCCATGGTGGCCACTGGGAAGGACACCGCAACCGCAGTGGCCGCCGGAGCGGCCGCACTGGCCGCCGACGGATTCCTCCGCCCGGACGGCGAGGACGACCTCCGGCTGCTGCCCCAGGCGAAGGTCCTCGGCATGCTCGCCCAGCGCGCCGAGGAACGGCTGACCCGTGCCATCGCGCGCCTTCCCGTCGCGACGGCCGCCGAACCCGCGGACGCGCAGTCGGCCCTGCTCGCGCAGCTCACCGGCTGGCACATCAACCGGCACCGCCTCGCCCCCGACTTCGCTGCCTACCAGTCCCTGACCGGAGCGGACTTCACGGACCGCGACGAACTGCTCTCCACCGCCCGCCGGGTGCTCGCCCAGACGGAGGCCGGAGACCGGCTCGCGCCTGACGGAACCTCACTGCTGGACCAGGTGCTCAGGGAACTGGCGGCCGAACTGAGCGCGGCCCACGCGCAGGTGGAGGTCGACATCCGCTGCCCTGCCGACGCGCACGCCGCCCTCTCTGCGGACGCCCTGCGAGTGGTCTTCTACGAAATCCTGGAGAACGCGGCCGAATCCGTGTCCTCCACCGGCGGCGGAACCGTACAGGTCATCGTCCAGATCGACGAACCCGACCTCGTCGTCGATGTCCTCGACAGCGGGGAGGGACTCGTAGGACAGTTCCAGGACCGCCCCACCCTGGTGTTCCGGAAGGGACGCACGACCAAGGGACCCGACCGGGGGCACGGGCTGCACCAGGTACGCAGCATCCTGGCCGACGTGGCCGAGGGCCCCGCCGAAATCACCCTCGGACCCGCAGGAGACGCACACCCGACCCTGCGGGGAGTGCATGTACACCTCGACCTTCCCCAACCCGCAGACAGGGCCGACCGGTGA